One window of the Eucalyptus grandis isolate ANBG69807.140 chromosome 8, ASM1654582v1, whole genome shotgun sequence genome contains the following:
- the LOC120287483 gene encoding alkane hydroxylase MAH1-like, with the protein MWRMQRRVAQVFMSDQRFHRFLAKTTRDKVENDLLRVLDELSQRGVAVDLQDLFQRFTFDSACRFITGFDPSSLFVEFPEVPFSRALDDAEEVIFYRHLYPAWFGTLQRWLGLGVEEKLRRAWEVMDQIVGRYIEMKKAELREGASKVKGDENGADLLTSYMVENETLGALECNDKFLRDTILNLMIAGKDTTSLALTWFFWALSTNPSVEMKIRKEIRSVIPKEEQSRRVFKIGEHAHNMVYLHVALC; encoded by the coding sequence ATGTGGAGGATGCAGAGAAGGGTCGCTCAGGTGTTTATGAGCGACCAACGGTTCCATCGGTTCTTGGCGAAGACGACCAGGGACAAGGTGGAGAATGACCTGCTCAGGGTGTTGGACGAATTGTCTCAGAGAGGTGTCGCGGTGGATTTGCAGGATTTGTTCCAGAGGTTCACTTTTGATTCTGCTTGCAGATTCATCACGGGGTTCGACCCCAGCAGCTTATTCGTCGAATTCCCGGAAGTCCCATTTTCCAGGGCATTGGATGATGCCGAGGAGGTGATTTTCTATCGCCATTTGTACCCCGCGTGGTTCGGGACTCTGCAGAGGTGGTTGGGGTTGGGAGTGGAGGAGAAACTGAGAAGAGCTTGGGAAGTAATGGACCAAATTGTGGGGAGATACATAGAGATGAAGAAAGCTGAACTGAGAGAAGGAGCCAGCAAAGTGAAGGGAGATGAAAATGGTGCAGATTTATTGACATCGTACATGGTGGAAAATGAGACACTGGGTGCTTTAGAATGCAACGACAAGTTCCTTAGGGACACGATTTTGAATCTCATGATCGCCGGGAAAGATACAACTAGTTTAGCGCTCACGTGGTTTTTCTGGGCTCTTTCCACGAACCCGTCTGTAGAAATGAAAATCAGAAAGGAGATCAGATCTGTAATCCCGAAGGAAGAACAAAGTCGCAGAGTCTTTAAGATTGGTGAGCATGCGCACAACATGGTTTACTTACATGTCGCTCTGTGCTAA